From Psychrobacillus sp. FSL K6-2836, a single genomic window includes:
- a CDS encoding arsenate reductase family protein: MTIQYYGYPKCTTCRKASKWLKDNDLEYIDNNIAESPPTKDVLQKMFEVSGLELKKFFNTSGMKYRELGLKDKLSTMSEDEQLSLLASDGMLIKRPVVFDGKKLTLGFKDQQFEDVWKTS, translated from the coding sequence ATGACTATTCAATATTACGGTTATCCTAAATGTACAACTTGTAGAAAGGCGAGTAAATGGTTAAAGGACAATGATTTAGAATACATAGACAACAACATAGCTGAAAGTCCACCAACAAAAGATGTACTTCAAAAAATGTTCGAAGTAAGTGGATTGGAATTAAAAAAATTCTTTAATACATCTGGTATGAAATATCGAGAGCTTGGATTGAAAGACAAGCTTTCTACTATGTCAGAAGATGAGCAATTATCCTTACTTGCCTCTGATGGGATGCTTATTAAACGACCAGTTGTTTTTGATGGAAAAAAATTAACGCTAGGCTTCAAGGATCAACAGTTTGAGGATGTTTGGAAGACTTCTTAA
- the gcvH gene encoding glycine cleavage system protein GcvH: MNAPKDLKYSAEHEWVKTEGGNVRIGITEFAQSELGDIVFVELPQVGDEIKAGDPFGSVESVKTVSELYAPISGKVVEVNTELEDSPEYVNESPYENAWMIVIEPADLTEVDGLLSPEKYEELISE; encoded by the coding sequence ATGAACGCACCTAAAGATTTAAAATACTCAGCAGAACATGAATGGGTAAAGACTGAAGGCGGAAATGTCCGTATCGGTATTACTGAATTTGCACAATCTGAACTTGGAGATATCGTGTTTGTCGAACTTCCACAAGTTGGAGATGAGATCAAAGCAGGAGATCCATTTGGTAGTGTAGAGTCTGTAAAAACCGTATCTGAACTGTATGCACCAATTAGCGGGAAAGTTGTAGAGGTAAATACAGAATTAGAAGATAGCCCTGAATATGTAAATGAATCCCCTTATGAAAATGCATGGATGATTGTTATCGAGCCAGCTGATTTAACGGAAGTGGATGGTTTACTATCTCCAGAAAAATACGAAGAATTAATTTCAGAATAA